A stretch of Babesia bigemina genome assembly Bbig001, chromosome : III DNA encodes these proteins:
- a CDS encoding EF hand family protein, putative — protein MAPRPHLRLSAEHLVMFQNHFKLVDSNGDGCINQSEFRLLFRSFGQVITNKRLDQIVEEAFKNAPSTGVDFEAFVNIFVQHFTPPPTERAVREALMLFDKNNTGFIDTRELIRLLTTRGEKLEQSEVNYLFELLGIPQSTQRIDYVTFVEDIYRMLPILPNRKV, from the exons ATGGCCCCGCGGCCACACCTCCGCCTGAGCGCGGAGCATCTGGTTATGTTCCA GAACCACTTCAAGCTGGTAGACAGCAACGGAGATGGTTGCATCAACCAGTCCGAG TTCAGGCTGCTCTTCCGGTCGTTCGGCCAGGTCATAACGAACAAACGTCTCGACCAGATAGTCGAGG AGGCGTTCAAGAACGCACCGTCAACAG GTGTGGACTTCGAGGCATTCGTGAACATTTTCGTGCAACACTTCACCCCGCCGCCCACGGAGCGGGCGGTGAGGGAGGCCCTGATGCTGTTCGACAAGAATAACACAG GCTTCATCGACACGAGGGAGCTCATCAGGCTGCTCACGACGCGCGGAGAGAAGCTCGAGCAATCGGAGGTTAACTACCTCTTCGAGCTGCTCGGCATCCCGCAGAGCACCCAGCGCATAGACTACGTCACATTCGTCGAAGACATATATCGCATGCTGCCAATATTACCAAACCGAAAGGTCTGA
- a CDS encoding RNA recognition motif domain containing protein, putative produces the protein MADQEVVAAEPVCEAPVAPASCEGVAATEEPAPETSSTDEPSNEASETPVEEPAQQESNESEQPEPQEEDQRASNKHSTPADDQVKFFVGGLHPSVDEEVIKGHFSKYGRIVSVQIMRDFSTGRSRGFGFITVVTQDNTEKVFTDDHILNGKRVDVRHMQQDPGSTIKRKIFVGGISKALSEQMLEDYFGRFGTIEKVIIMRQIDGSSRGFGFVVFAVDGAAEKVLESPSHFVYGSKVDVRAAETRSRQSSNRPDAYFKTLAQGMKVNGHDNIKGMPYPRSHHMQPPIMPPPSAAPVVGYDPQMLQQHMIYQQYAMQTQYAYYAQQGGAPGGRDPSRYLPHRPTNFGNQPYSQNNIARSYRPRPY, from the exons ATGGCGGATCAAGAGGTAGTCGCGGCTGAACCGGTGTGCGAAGCGCCGGTGGCGCCGGCCTCCTGCGAAGGGGTAGCCGCGACCGAGGAGCCGGCCCCGGAGACGTCGTCAACCGATGAGCCGTCCAACGAGGCATCAGAGACGCCGGTTGAAGAGCCAGCACAGCAAGAAAGCAACGAAAGCGAGCAGCCAGAGCCACAGGAGGAGGACCAGCGCGCGTCGAACAAAC ATTCCACACCTGCGGATGACCAGGTGAAGTTCTTCGTCGGAGGCTTGCACCCATCTGTTGATGAAG aGGTCATAAAGGGTCACTTCTCGAAGTATGGACGGATCGTTTCGGTGCAGATCATGCGCGACTTCTCCACAGGGCGCAGCAGGGGCTTCGGTTTCATCACCGTCGTCACCCAGGATAACACGGAGAAGGTGTTCACGGACGATCACATACTCAACGGTAAAAGGGTGGATGTGCGCCACATGCAACAGGACCCCGGCTCCACCATCAAACGCAAGATATTCGTCGGTGGGATCTCTAAGGCACTCAGTGAGCAGATGCTTGAGGACTATTTCGGCAGATTCGGGACGATTGAAAAGGTGATAATAATGCGTCAAATCGACGGTAGCTCGCGCGGCTTCGGGTTCGTTGTCTTCGCGGTGGACGGCGCTGCCGAAAAGGTGCTGGAGTCACCGAGCCACTTCGTGTACGGCTCTAAGGTCGATGTTCGCGCTGCTGAGACTCGCAGCAGACAATCTTCGAACCGCCCCGATGCTTACTTCAAAACCCTGGCGCAAGGCATGAAAGTGAACGGACATGATAACATAAAGGGAATGCCTTACCCACGTTCGCATCACATGCAACCGCCGATAATGCCCCCTccgtcagcagctccggTTGTCGGTTACGACCCACAGATGCTCCAGCAACACATGATATACCAGCAGTATGCCATGCAAACGCAGTACGCGTACTATGCACAACAGGGTGGTGCCCCTGGCGGCAGGGACCCGTCCCGCTACCTGCCTCATCGTCCAACCAACTTCGGAAACCAGCCATACAGCCAGAACAACATTGCACGCTCCTACCGACCAAGACCGTATTGA
- a CDS encoding Der1-like family protein, putative: protein MDANGPEVWYASLPRITRMIITLSFALTLITTFNIVSPHSLLLDWQIIRFKYEVHRILLGCLYAGPFSLRWVFHTYMFSQFSSMLERNPVFASSVGAYLYFVVIQILLVSLFSLLIYWPTGYPMLCEALLFAIVYYWSKRDMWNSVSIYIFTVKAYQLPFAMLFFNFIMGAPMVVNIIGLISGHTYYLMREVLPSKGFPNLLSVCPRCFDYMAKKMENLLDFRRVDTYSGPGSYAYTPAARQQQPHVGFIGRGVRLGSS from the coding sequence ATGGACGCCAACGGCCCGGAGGTCTGGTACGCGTCGTTGCCGCGCATCACGCGCATGATAATCACGCTATCGTTCGCGCTGACGCTGATTACGACGTTCAACATAGTCTCGCCGCACTCCCTGCTGCTCGACTGGCAAATCATCCGCTTCAAGTATGAAGTGCACCGGATTCTCTTGGGATGCTTGTACGCGGGACCATTCTCGCTGCGGTGGGTCTTTCACACGTACATGTTCTCCCAGTTTTCGTCAATGCTCGAGCGCAATCCAGTGTTTGCCTCTTCGGTTGGCGCATACCTCTACTTCGTGGTGATCCAGATCCTGCTGGTCTCGCTGTTCAGCCTGCTGATATACTGGCCGACCGGATACCCCATGCTCTGTGAGGCACTTTTGTTCGCGATCGTGTACTACTGGTCGAAGCGCGACATGTGGAACTCCGTCTCCATATACATCTTCACGGTAAAGGCCTACCAGCTGCCATTCGCGATGCTCTTCTTCAACTTCATCATGGGCGCACCGATGGTCGTAAACATAATCGGGCTCATCTCCGGACACACCTACTACCTGATGCGCGAGGTGCTGCCCTCAAAGGGGTTCCCCAACCTTCTTTCTGTCTGCCCGCGTTGCTTCGACTACATGGCCAAGAAGATGGAGAACCTACTCGACTTCCGCAGGGTCGACACCTACAGCGGCCCCGGCTCATACGCGTACACTCCGGCTGcacgccagcagcagccgcaCGTCGGGTTCATCGGTCGTGGCGTCCGGCTCGGGTCCTCATAA
- a CDS encoding ribosomal protein L24 family protein, putative yields MFAACTARRFVSSSRRKSRKAHFTAPSCKRRIIMSAALSKELRQKYKVRSMPIRKDDSVMVVRGHYHDREGKVTQVYRKKWKIYIERITTDKNNGESVQVGIHPSNVIITKLRMDKDRHRILERKGQAAMKSKYTESDVKA; encoded by the exons ATGTTCGCGGCCTGTACAGCCCGCCGTTTC GTGTCTTCTAGCCGCAGGAAGTCCCGCAAGGCCCACTTCACGGCGCCGTCGTGCAAGAGGCGCATCATCATGAGCGCCGCGCTGTCGAAGGAGCTGCGCCAGAAGTACAAGGTGCGCTCCATGCCCATCCGTAAGGACGACTCCGTGATGGTCGTGCGTGGCCACTACCACGACCGCGAGGGCAAGGTCACCCAGGTCTATCGTAAGAAGTGGAAGATCTACATTGAGCGCATCACCACCGACAAGAACAACGGTGAGAGCGTTCAGGTGGGCATCCACCCCAGCAACGTGATCATCACGAAGCTGCGCATGGACAAGGATCGCCACCGCATTCTCGAGCGCAAGGGACAGGCGGCCATGAAATCTAAGTACACCGAGTCCGACGTTAAGGCTTAG
- a CDS encoding glycosyl transferase, group 1 family protein, putative: MARKRAKDPPKPTDPAEADDGAGSTPLKPRRRRTILMVSEFFYPDIGGIETHICALSTGLIELGYRVVMVTRHFGDRRGVRYLSNGMKVYHIPTIFYIKPCGMPGFFDTFLLARNIYIREQVDIVHVHQTTSRYASEFVHVAYIMGLKTVFTDHSLFSFTDLGPITTTDYLKHQAVVLNHTICVSTTHKENLVLRTQMDPTAASVIGNAIDPDIFLPSETSRNDGRIIIVVVSRLTLKKGTELLTDVIPIVCKRHENVDFIIGGDGPLYASIVECVDKLYLHKRVTLLGAVPNYKVNAVLKRGDIFLNTSKSESFCIAILEAVSSGLLCVSTNVGGVHEILPHDMVLLANYSPESIANRIDDAIEMLPSVDRQKLHSRVRQMYSWARVAGEVSRVYENVVREPRRPVIDVISIYWEIDTIFRGLLIAIIIFLYAEWWIAELLYPREEIDIAPDWSIHGSQMREETSETKES, encoded by the exons ATGGCTCGAAAAAGAGCGAAGGATCCACCCAAGCCGACGGATCCCGCAGAAGCTGATGATGGCGCGGGTTCGACGCCACTTAAGCCGAGACGTCGGCGTACCATCCTCATGGTTTCCGAGTTCTTCTACCCCGACATAGGCGGTATCGAAACGCACATCTGCGCATTGTCAACGGGGCTGATTGAGCTAG GATACCGCGTGGTAATGGTTACGAGGCACTTTGGCGATCGGCGAGGCGTGAGGTACCTGTCCAATGGCATGAAGGTGTACCACATACCCACCATCTTCTACATCAAGCCATGTGGGATGCCCGGATTCTTCGACACCTTCCTGCTTGCGCGCAACATCTACATCAGAGAGCAGGTTGACATCGTGCACGTTCACCAG ACCACCTCGCGCTACGCCAGCGAATTCGTGCACGTGGCATACATCATGGGGCTCAAAACCGTCTTCACGGACCACAGCCTATTCAGCTTCACCGACCTTGGGCCCATCACGACTACGGAT TACCTGAAGCACCAGGCCGTGGTGCTCAATCACACCATATGCGTCTCGACCACGCACAAGGAAAACCTGGTTTTGCGAACGCAGATGGACCCAACCGCCGCATCCGTCATCGGCAACGCCATC GACCCGGACATATTCCTGCCCAGTGAAACTAGTAGAAATGACGGGCGTATCATAATCGTGGTGGTCAGCCGCCTCACCCTCAAGAAGGGCACTGAGCTGCTGACCGACGTCATACCCATCGTCTGCAAGCGCCATGAGAACGTCGACTTCATCATCGGTGGGGACGGCCCGCTCTACGCGAGCATCGTGGAGTGCGTCGACAAGCTGTACCTGCATAAAAGGGTCACCCTCCTAGGCGCTGTGCCAAACTACAAGGTCAACGCCGTGCTCAAACGGGGTGACATTTTCCTCAACACATCGAAGAGCGAGTCGTTCTGCATTGCCATTCTAGAAGCAGTTTCGTCCGGGCTTTTGTGCGTGTCCACAAACGTGGGAGGGGTGCACGAGATCCTGCCGCACGACATGGTGCTGCTGGCCAACTACTCGCCGGAAAGCATCGCCAATCGTATTGATGATGCCATCGAGATGCTGCCGTCCGTGGACCGGCAGAAACTGCACAGCAGGGTGAGACAGATGTACTCCTGGGCCAGAGTCGCCGGCGAGGTTTCGCGTGTCTACGAAAATGTGGTGCGGGAACCCCGGCGTCCCGTGATTGACGTCATCAGCATATACTGGGAAATCGACACCATATTCA GGGGGTTGCTAATCGCCATAATCATTTTCTTATACGCGGAGTGGTGGATTGCGGAACTCTTGTACCCGAG GGAGGAAATCGACATCGCGCCGGACTGGTCAATACACGGATCGCAAATGCGGGAAGAGACCTCAGAAACTAAAGAATCGTGA
- a CDS encoding methionine aminopeptidase, putative produces MTISRALFGRSFLSPKLILERTPFGSLLSASKKKQFTPTLRQGAYQVLPPQPIPAHITRPPYAASRNESELRAYYSQPCVHAEVKNAQQIAAMRAAARVAADCLKRCMDATAEGATAEDIDRLGQEFIVSRGAYPAGVGFHGFPKAICISVNEVACHGIPDTRPFTRGDVVSYDCTVFHDGVFGDCAATAIVGEATEAVNTLVRVAKECADKAVAAVAPGVEFARLAEIVTSHAAAFGFGVVREFGGHFIGELMHMPPMVQFKHPSSTPGVMQAGQVFTIEPIICQGDPAIYTWDDGWTIATCDAGFCAQFEHTVLVTDTGCDVLTLPQG; encoded by the exons ATGACTATCTCCCGTGCCCTTTTCGGGCGATCCTTCCTCTCCCCGAAGCTCATCCTCGAGCGGACGCCGTTTGGATCGTTGTTGTCAGCTTCTAAGAAAAAACAGTTCACCCCGACCCTACGTCAAG GAGCGTACCAGGTGCTGCCGCCACAGCCCATTCCGGCGCATATCACACGCCCGCCGTACGCCGCTTCCCGCAACGAGAGCGAGTTACGTGCGTACTACTCCCAGCCCTGCGTACATGCGGAGGTAAAGAATGCTCAGCAGATCGCGGCTATGCGCGCAGCGGCACGCGTAGCTGCCGACTGCCTAAAGCGGTGCATGGATGCAACCGCTGAAGGCGCTACTGCGGAGGACATTGATCGCTTGGGGCAGGAATTCATCGTGTCGAGAGGCGCGTACCCGGCTGGCGTGGGCTTCCACGGGTTCCCGAAGGCGATATGCATTTCGGTGAACGAGGTGGCCTGCCACGGCATACCCGACACGCGTCCATTCACGCGCGGCGACGTGGTATCGTACGACTGCACGGTGTTCCACGACGGCGTGTTCGGAGACTGCGCCGCCACAGCCATAGTGGGTGAGGCCACTGAGGCCGTCAACACGCTGGTACGCGTGGCCAAG GAGTGCGCAGACAAGGCAGTGGCTGCTGTTGCTCCCGGCGTCGAGTTCGCGCGGCTGGCCGAGATCGTGACCTCGCATGCTGCCGCCTTTGGATTCGGCGTGGTGCGGGAGTTTGGCGGCCACTTCATCGGCGAGCTCATGCACATGCCGCCGATGGTGCAGTTCAAGCACCCCAGCTCAACGCCTGGGGTGATGCAGGCGGGGCAGGTGTTCACCATTGAGCCCATCATTTGCCAGGGCGACCCCGCCATCTACACCTGGGACGACGGGTGGACCATCGCCACTTGCGATGCCGGCTTTTGCGCGCAGTTCGAACACACGGTCCTGGTCACGGACACCGGCTGCGATGTGCTAACTCTGCCGCAGGGCTAA
- a CDS encoding PCI domain containing protein, putative has translation MATVEEITSRFVALNARREAIDAERAPKCAPGARIGCCTYPADLIEGYVALNECILGAPGGLNDAAAQAATAAASHSLSVLTDERVMCICENVLYVIVYHLIETKQTDAMLGALVRNEAFFCVLPQAKTAKLVRSVLERLSQEVKDLDVLYKVFSIYRGWCESKKRTFLGLRLDLKIAILLLLRRNYTAALSTLDRLQQEVKALEDKPLLLDIHLVQAKACLLVRNLVRMKIALSNAKNIASNINTPTYVNAEIDLLSGLVCLSEKDYSTAYSYFFEAYEGFHMAVGGTHSVLFPNLARSKAKAKVLGELTAADTAGPALVSSAAVSLMVGEGELYSCHAAISDISPVFFSFYNLTEYKRGAEADKAVGDVPAVDACSSHYLQYYGMLNLDLAANGPENAEQMHYESGEEPLDVSVLARADERKLVQALKYLLLTIVITGRNDEMIPLLAAKNKQKFVNHVECKMIQRISACYKNSSLVEFEKLLTEYKQVILMDPVLQQEIHRLYEALLERNITRILQPYSNVQIDFVANKLCLPQQKVEKKLAEMILDGKLRGTIDQGQAHLVIYDEEEHETFYEDVNQTIGHMTKVIDTLYEKAQRAI, from the coding sequence ATGGCGACCGTCGAGGAGATAACCTCGCGCTTCGTGGCGCTGAACGCGCGGCGCGAGGCGATCGACGCCGAACGCGCTCCCAAATGCGCACCTGGCGCGCGTATAGGATGCTGCACGTACCCGGCGGACCTGATCGAGGGCTATGTCGCGCTGAACGAGTGCATCCTGGGAGCGCCGGGCGGCCTGAATGATGCCGCGGCGCAGGCTGCCACGGCCGCAGCCAGCCATTCGCTGAGCGTGCTGACCGACGAGCGCGTCATGTGCATATGCGAGAACGTTTTATACGTCATCGTGTACCACTTAATCGAGACGAAGCAGACCGACGCCATGCTGGGCGCCCTCGTGCGCAATGAGGCGTTCTTCTGCGTGCTGCCGCAGGCTAAGACCGCCAAGCTGGTGAGGAGCGTGCTCGAGCGTCTGTCgcaggaggtgaaggaccTTGACGTGCTGTACAAGGTCTTCAGCATCTACCGCGGCTGGTGCGAGTCCAAGAAGCGGACGTTCCTCGGGCTCCGGCTGGACCTAAAGATCGCGAttttgctgctgctgcgcaggaactacaccgctgcgctgAGCACGCTGGAccggctgcagcaggaggtaaaggcgctggaggacaagccgctgctgctggacatccACCTGGTGCAGGCCAAGGCGTGCCTGCTTGTGCGCAACCTCGTGCGCATGAAGATCGCACTCAGCAACGCCAAGAACATCGCGTCCAACATCAACACGCCGACTTACGTCAACGCGGAGATCGACCTGCTCAGCGGGCTGGTGTGCCTCAGCGAGAAGGACTACAGCACGGCGTACTCGTACTTCTTCGAGGCGTACGAGGGCTTCCACATGGCCGTCGGCGGCACCCACAGCGTGCTGTTCCCCAACCTCGCGCGGTCTAAGGCCAAGGCTAAGGTGCTCGGTGAGCTCACCGCCGCCGACACGGCGGGTCCAGCGCTGGTGTCAAGCGCCGCGGTGTCGCTGATGGTGGGCGAGGGCGAGCTGTACAGCTGCCACGCGGCGATATCCGACATATCGCCCGTGTTCTTCTCGTTCTACAACCTGACCGAGTACAAGAGGGGCGCGGAGGCGGATAAGGCTGTCGGTGACGTGCCTGCGGTGGAtgcgtgcagcagccacTACCTGCAGTACTACGGGATGCTCAACCTCGACCTTGCGGCCAACGGCCCGGAAAATGCGGAGCAGATGCACTACGAAAGCGGCGAAGAGCCGCTGGACGTCAGCGTGCTGGCGCGTGCCGACGAGCGCAAGCTGGTCCAGGCGCTGAAGTACCTGCTGCTGACCATCGTGATCACGGGCCGCAACGACGAGATGATACCGCTACTCGCGGCGAAGAACAAGCAGAAATTCGTGAACCACGTGGAGTGCAAAATGATACAGCGCATCAGCGCGTGCTACAAGAACAGCTCCCTGGTGGAGTTCGAGAAGCTGCTGACGGAGTACAAGCAGGTCATCCTCATGGACCccgtgctgcagcaggagaTCCACCGTCTGtacgaggcgctgctggagcgcaACATCACGCGGATTTTGCAGCCGTACAGCAACGTGCAGATAGACTTCGTTGCGAATAAGCTGTGCCTGCCGCAGCAGAAGGTCGAGAAGAAGCTCGCGGAGATGATTCTGGACGGCAAGTTGCGGGGCACAATCGACCAGGGGCAGGCGCATCTCGTCATttacgacgaggaggagcacGAGACGTTCTACGAGGACGTCAACCAGACCATCGGGCACATGACGAAAGTGATAGACACGCTTTACGAGAAGGCGCAGCGCGCGATATGA
- a CDS encoding ubiquitin carboxyl-terminal hydrolase family protein, putative has translation MEDAGNFIRVTVKWMGKRFNDLEISLDDNVEVLKAQLYSLTGVPPDRQKVMYKGLITESTNLREKGLTNGTTLMLIGSPDKLVERTEPVRFLETMTPQEKSAMLSSAKMKRIPCGIMNLGNTCYFNAVFQFLQPVTELWEGIELLEAKDAIDTKSDRYQLTKSLLDMRRNLPSTLTRYVPLQQMQLLRRVNPIFNRTDEKTGVYMQQDAEECLSCLLSCINGLSDNKLTDELFGYTLSTTIQPKERSDPAATEGSSVTNESNFKLNCYMGTQLKSVGTLMDGIMISLNEDIVKFSEQLGTDVPHEKVARISTLPKYLIVHLVRFEWKQESKVSKTDAVKAKVCRRVNFERELDITSICTEELQQLLHEANAVAMQLDFNMGKTNRTAPFKGYEMYPGMYATGRYTLQSVVTHQGRTADGGHYVCWTKDNNEAAPTEDSDSDVAVDDGWLMFDDDRVTEYRWGNFDLCGGRSDYHIAVLLLYKAQCVSVDAEEAPAGADDAPMA, from the exons ATGGAGGATGCCGGTAACTTCATCCGCGTGACCGTCAAATGGATGGGCAAGCGCTTCAACGACCTCGAAATTAGCCTTGACGATAATGTAGAGGTGCTGAAGGCGCAGCTGTACTCGCTCACTGGCGTGCCGCCTGATCGGCAGAAGGTGATGTACAAGGGTCTCATCACGGAAAGCACGAACCTGAGGGAGAAGGGGCTGACCAATGGGACTACCCTGATGCTGATCGGATCCCCGGATAAGCTGGTGGAGCGCACGGAGCCCGTGCGTTTTTTGGAGACCATGACGCCGCAGGAGAAGTCTGCGATGCTCAGCTCCGCCAAGATGAAAAGGATCCCTTGC GGTATCATGAACCTGGGCAACACGTGCTACTTCAACGCTGTGTTCCAGTTCCTGCAACCCGTGACTGAGCTCTGGGAGGGCATCGAGCTTCTGGAGGCCAAGGACGCCATCGACACCAAGTCCGACCGGTACCAGCTGACCAaatcgctgctggacatgCGTCGCAACCTGCCGTCAACGCTAACGCGATACGtgccgctgcagcagatgcAACTGCTGAGAAGGGTCAACCCGATCTTCAACCGGACCGACGAGAAGACCGGCGTCTATATGCAGCAGGACGCCGAGGAGTGCCTCAGCTGCCTGCTTAGCTGCATCAACGGCCTGTCAGACAACAAACTAACCGACGAGCTGTTTGGGTACACTTTGTCGACGACCATCCAGCCAAAGGAACGGTCGGACCCTGCGGCTACGGAGGGCAGCTCAGTGACGAACGAGTCCAACTTCAAGCTGAACTGCTACATGGGCACGCAACTGAAGTCCGTGGGTACGCTGATGGACGGGATAATGATCTCGCTGAATGAGGACATCGTCAAGTTCAGCGAGCAGCTGGGCACCGACGTGCCCCACGAGAAGGTGGCTCGCATCTCCACCCTGCCGAAGTACCTCATTGTGCACCTCGTGCGTTTCGAGTGGAAACAGGAGAGCAAGGTGTCCAAGACGGATGCGGTGAAGGCCAAGGTGTGCCGCCGCGTGAACTTCGAACGCGAGTTAGACATCACGTCCATTTGCACCGAG GAACTACAGCAATTGCTGCATGAAGCTAACGCCGTGGCGATGCAGTTGGACTTCAACATGGGCAAGACCAACCGTACTGCGCCTTTCAAGGGCTACGAAATGTACCCGGGGATGTACGCCACGGGCAGATACACGTTGCAGTCGGTGGTCACGCACCAGGGGCGCACGGCTGACGGGGGCCACTACGTCTGCTGGACCAAGGACAACAACGAAG CGGCTCCAACCGAGGACTCCGACTCAGATGTGGCAGTCGACGACGGCTGGCTGATGTTCGACGATGATCGCGTGACCGAATACCGTTGGGGCAACTTCGACCTCTGCGGAGGCAGGAGTGACTACCACATCGCAGTACTGCTACTGTACAAGGCGCAATGCGTAAGCGTGGACGCCGAAGAGGCGCCCGCTGGCGCCGACGACGCACCAATGGCTTGA